One region of Mus musculus strain C57BL/6J chromosome 3, GRCm38.p6 C57BL/6J genomic DNA includes:
- the Kirrel gene encoding kin of IRRE-like protein 1 isoform X3 — protein MGQGLKAWPRYRVVGSADAGQYNLEITDAELSDDASYECQATEAALRSRRAKLTVLIPPEETRIDGGPVILLQAGTPYNLTCRAFNAKPAATIIWFRDGTQQEGAVTSTELLKDGKRETTISQLLIEPTDLDIGRVFTCRSMNEAIPNGKETSIELDVHHPPTVTLSIEPQTVLEGERVIFTCQATANPEILGYRWAKGGFLIEDAHESRYETNVDYSFFTEPVSCEVYNKVGSTNVSTLVNVHFAPRIVVYPKPTTTDIGSDVTLTCVWVGNPPLTLTWTKKDSNMGPRLPGSPPEANLSAQVLSNSNQLLLKSVTQADAGTYTCRAIVPRIGVAEREVPLYVNGPPIISSEAVQFAVRGDGGKVECFIGSTPPPDRIAWAWKENFLEVGTLERYTVERTNSGSGVLSTLTINNVMEADFQTHYNCTAWNSFGPGTAIIQLEEREVLPVGIIAGATIGAGILVVFSFAALVFFLYRRRKGSRKDVTLRKLDIKVETVNREPLTMHSDREDDTASISTATRVMKAIYSSFKDDVDLKQDLRCDTIDTREEYEMKDPTNGYYNVRAHEDRPSSRAVLYADYRAPGPTRFDGRPSSRLSHSSGYAQLNTYSRAPASDYGTEPTPSGPSAPGGTDTTSQLSYENYEKFNSHPFPGAAGYPTYRLGYPQAPPSGLERTPYEAYDPIGKYATATRFSYTSQHSDYGQRFQQRMQTHV, from the exons ATGGGCCAGGGCCTCAAAG CCTGGCCACGGTACCGGGTCGTGGGCTCTGCGGATGCTGGGCAATACAACTTGGAGATCACAGATGCCGAGCTGTCTGATGACGCTTCCTATGAGTGCCAGGCCACGGAGGCTGCCCTGCGCTCTCGGCGGGCCAAACTCACCGTGCTCA tTCCTCCAGAGGAAACAAGGATTGATGGGGGCCCGGTGATTCTGCTGCAAGCAGGCACCCCCTACAACCTCACGTGCAGAGCATTTAATGCCAAACCTGCTGCCACCATCATTTGGTTCCGAGATGGGACACAGCAGGAGGGGGCTGTGACTAGCACG GAGCTGCTGAAGGATGGGAAAAGGGAGACCACAATCAGCCAACTGCTCATTGAGCCCACAGACCTAGACATTGGCCGCGTATTCACCTGTCGCAGTATGAATGAGGCCATCCCCAATGGCAAGGAGACATCCATTGAGCTTGATGTGCACC ACCCTCCCACAGTGACTCTGTCCATCGAGCCCCAGACAGTGCTGGAAGGCGAGCGTGTCATTTTTACATGCCAGGCCACAGCCAACCCAGAGATCTTGGGCTACAG GTGGGCCAAAGGGGGCTTCTTGATTGAAGACGCCCATGAGAGTCGCTATGAGACAAACGTTGACTATTCCTTCTTCACGGAGCCTGTGTCTTGTGAGGTTTATAACAAAGTCGGGAGCACCAATGTCAGCACTTTAGTGAATGTTCACT TCGCCCCCCGGATTGTAGTTTACCCAAAGCCCACCACCACAGACATTGGATCTGATGTGACCCTCACCTGTGTCTGGGTTGGGAATCCTCCCCTCACCCTCACCTGGACCAAGAAGGACTCAAACATG GGGCCCAGGCTTCCTGGCTCCCCACCCGAGGCTAATCTCTCTGCCCAGGTCCTGAGTAACAGCAATCAACTGTTGCTGAAGTCAGTGACCCAGGCAGATGCTGGCACCTATACCTGCCGGGCCATCGTGCCTCGGATCGGAGTGGCTGAGCGAGAGGTACCGCTTTATGTAAACG GACCTCCTATCATCTCCAGCGAGGCGGTACAGTTTGCTGTGAGAGGTGATGGCGGTAAGGTGGAGTGCTTTATCGGGAGTACCCCACCTCCGGATCGAATT GCATGGGCATGGAAGGAGAACTTCCTCGAGGTGGGGACCCTGGAACGCTACACCGTGGAGAGGACGAACTCAGGCAGCGGTGTGCTGTCCACGCTCACCATTAATAATGTCATGGAGGCGGACTTCCAGACCCACTACAACTGCACTGCCTGGAACAGCTTTGGACCAGGCACAGCCATCATCCAGCTGGAAGAGCGAG AGGTGTTACCTGTGGGCATCATTGCCGGGGCCACCATCGGTGCCGGCATCCTGGTCGTCTTCTCTTTTGCTGCCTTAGTGTTCTTCCTCTACCGACGTCGCAAAGGCA GTCGAAAGGATGTGACGTTGAGGAAGCTGGACATCAAGGTGGAGACGGTGAATCGGGAGCCACTTACGATGCACTCTGACCGGGAGGATGATACTGCCAGCATTTCCACGGCAACGCGGGTCATGAAGGCCATCTACTCG TCCTTTAAGGATGATGTGGATCTGAAGCAGGACCTGCGCTGTGACACCATTGACACCCGGGAAGAGTATGAGATGAAG GATCCCACCAATGGTTATTACAATGTGCGCGCCCACGAAGATCGCCCGTCCTCCAGGGCGGTGCTGTATGCTGACTACCGTGCCCCTGGCCCTACTCGTTTTGATGGGCGCCCATCATCCCGCCTGTCCCACTCCAGTGGTTATGCCCAGCTCAATACGTACAGCCGGGCCCCTGCCTCTGACTATGGCACAGAGCCTACACCCTCTGGCCCTTCTGCTCCGGGTGGCACCGATACGACCAGCCAGCTGTCCTACGAGAACTATGAGAAGTTCAACTCCCACCCCTTTCCCGGGGCAGCTGGGTATCCTACATACCGTCTAGGCTACCCCCAGGCCCCACCCTCTGGCCTGGAGAGGACCCCCTACGAAGCGTATGACCCTATTGGCAAGTATGCCACCGCCACTCGGTTCTCCTACACCTCTCAGCACTCAGACTATGGCCAGCGATTCCAGCAGCGCATGCAGACTCATGTGTAG